The Prevotella sp. E9-3 genome has a window encoding:
- the nrdG gene encoding anaerobic ribonucleoside-triphosphate reductase activating protein, with product MLQILDIVEDTMVDGPGFRTSIYCAGCRHNCPGCHNPQSWDFEGGHAMTTEDIMRIIEADPYADVTFSGGDPMYQPEGFAELARTIKERTTKNIWCYTGFTFEVLITNPRQRALLEYIDVLVDGPFLKAERDESLCFRGSRNQRLVDVPASLKAGKVVLFDLSPMVKCESA from the coding sequence ATGTTGCAGATACTTGACATAGTGGAAGATACTATGGTAGATGGACCCGGGTTTCGCACGTCCATCTATTGTGCCGGCTGTCGCCACAACTGTCCTGGCTGTCATAACCCGCAATCGTGGGATTTTGAGGGCGGTCATGCAATGACTACCGAAGACATCATGCGAATCATCGAGGCCGATCCCTATGCCGATGTGACCTTCTCGGGCGGTGACCCGATGTATCAGCCAGAGGGATTCGCCGAACTGGCACGCACCATCAAGGAACGTACCACAAAGAATATTTGGTGCTATACGGGCTTCACGTTTGAAGTGCTGATCACCAATCCCCGCCAGCGGGCGCTGCTGGAGTATATCGACGTGCTGGTGGATGGTCCTTTCCTCAAGGCAGAACGCGACGAGTCGCTCTGTTTCCGCGGTTCGCGCAATCAGCGCCTTGTGGATGTACCTGCATCGCTCAAGGCAGGCAAAGTGGTATTGTTTGACTTATCACCCATGGTGAAGTGTGAGAGCGCATAG